TATATCCGAATTTAATACATCATGGAGTTCTTGGTTTGCAGTTGTGACATATGGTCTTAACGCTCCCCTAAATACTTCTGACCTTGCACGGACATTACCGCTTATTTTCTTACCAACCGGTGAATCCGGGCCTACGATTACGATGTTTCCTTTAGATCCCTTAAACAACGAAGGGTCATCTAACGCATGGTTTGTAGCCATTGATAATACTGATTGGCTAGTTACCAGGTGTGGGATATTAACGAATTTATCCACCATGTTGTCCCATTGTTTACGCTCGAGCGAAGTTAGGTTGTTGTGATAGTCATAACTACCGGTAAAGTGTATGACCGAATCTGTTCTACCGTATCGAGAATTTATTGTATTGAAAATTTTCTTGACTGTATTCTCATCACCTAAATCAAGGGCATGATGGTGAAATCCTTCAAACATTTTGCTCACCTCTGGTGATTGTTCAATATTGTGTGTAAGGACAATTAGTTGCTTTACATTTAAGTTATTAATCTTCGTTGCAATTTTTTTAATAAAGTTCAACAATTTTTCTTCAGTAGTTGTCGTGGTAATCAATATTGTTTTATTTTCTAGGGCTTTGTCCAGCTCTACCTGTAAAGTCCTTTCAACAATTGGCTTTACGGGGTAGAAGACCCGGTCATTTGGAATAACTTTACCATTTAATAACTTGCTCATTTCATCGCTCGATAAGTTATATACCATTTCAGCAACATCCTCCTGAGATAAGAATTCATTATCAACTATCATTTTCTTGGTATTATTCTGTACCTTTTCAGCGATCTCTTGAATCTTGGCCAAAAGCTCCTTTGCTAAATGTTGAGTCTTGGCAAGATCTAGATCTTTGTATTTTTCAGCCAAGGATGTTGCGATTTTTTTTGATTCAATGTCGATCGTTCCGGGTTCATCCCCTAGATATGGTAATAAAGCAACAGAAATCTCTTCGATTTGCTTGCTACTTAAACCTGGGAAACCTCCTACCCTCAAAAATTCAGCTGCTGCTTTAGGGTATACGGTTTTGTATATTCTATCAGAGTGAACAGGTCCCGGATTTGTTGCAACAGCTTTGATACCTTTCTCAACAAGCTCCCATGAAAGACACTCGGATAGTCTGTTCTTTGCACCCTGTGCTGCTGTATAAGGTGTTCTAAACCTATATGGCCTCTGCTCATACTTATTCTCCTCAGTGAAAAAAGTTGAAATTGTAATTATCTTCCCGATATCATTGAGTACTTCTAGAGCCTTAACGCTTGTCCAAAAAGTACCAGTAAGGTGTATTGAAACGCAATCTTTAAACTCTTGATAACTCGAATTAGTAAAAATCTTTACTGGACCAGAAACTCCAGCATTATTTACTATAATATCTATTCGACCGAAGTCGGCAGCAATTTTCTCAAACATCGTATTAATTGCTTCAAAATCGGAAACATCCACCCCTGAATAATACGTGACGGACGATTCAAATTTTTCGTCCGTGATTATTTGTTTTAATATGTTCGATGCATCGATTAGTGGTTCTTTCCTCCTACCAAGAATTATGATATTGTAACCTGCCTTAGCAAATTTTCTTGCCACAGCTTGACCTATCCCTGTTCCACTACCAGTAACAAGTATTGTTTTGTCACTCCTTTTCATTCTAACATTTAATGAGACTTAAATCTCTTATATTAATTATTTATTGCTAAATGGTTTATTGAACGAATAATTCATATATTTTGTAAATCATGTCTTGCTTCTCTATTATTATAATAAAACTTTATAAAATAAGTATCATTTCAGAGATAATATAGAAATGGAGAATTATGAAATTGTCAGAGAATTTATGGTATCGGGGGTAAATAATTAAGTGAAAATAAAATTTGGTTTGACATTTGGCTTAAACGTCGCTAGATTGGGACTGGATGAAATGCAGGTAATAACCGCAGCACAAATAGCAGATAGAACTAATTTTGACTCCGTATGGGCAATGGATCACACAAATGTGCCTCAATGGAAAAACGCTGTGGTAAATGATGCCTGGTTAATGTTAGCAGCAATTGGGTCGGTGACTAACAACGTGGAGTTAGGGACATGCGTAACAGACGCCATAAGGAGACACCCTTCAACTATCGCTCTGTCGACGGTGACTCTTGACAGGATAACTAGGGGTAGGGGAATACTGGGAATTGGCGCCGGAGAGGCTCAGAATGTTGTTGACTTTGGGATTGAATTCAGTAAGCCAGTGTCAAAATTTAAGGAGCAATTGGAAGTAATTGAAAAGCTGTTTGAATCCGATCCAGACAATCATGTAAATTATCAGGGTAAATATTATAGCCTTGTTGAAGCTTGTTTACAAGCGAAACCTATCAGAAAACCCCGACCACCGGTATATATCGCAGCTGGAGCCCCAAAAACACTAGAATTGTGTGCAACTTATGGTGATGGATGGATACCTATAGGATATACTCCAGCCTTATTTGAACATCATGCAAATGTCATTAAGGATCACGCAAAGAGATTAGGAAGGGACATATCCAATTTTGAGTTTGCAAATGATGTGGATGTTTATTTTGCCCCAGACGGAGAAGCAGCTTGGGAAAAAATGAAAAAAGCGGTTAAGGTCAGTCTCTACAAACCTGAATTATTGAAGGTTCACAACATACAACAAGATTCTGAGTTTGATTTTAGGAGATATTTTACTGAATATGCCATGAATAAACCTGAATTGATGGAACAAATGAAAAAAGCATCTTTACAAATTCCTGATGATGTGGCAAGAACTGCCATAGGAGTTGGTAGCCCAGATGATGTAATAGAAATGCTG
This Candidatus Nitrosocosmicus oleophilus DNA region includes the following protein-coding sequences:
- a CDS encoding SDR family NAD(P)-dependent oxidoreductase — its product is MKRSDKTILVTGSGTGIGQAVARKFAKAGYNIIILGRRKEPLIDASNILKQIITDEKFESSVTYYSGVDVSDFEAINTMFEKIAADFGRIDIIVNNAGVSGPVKIFTNSSYQEFKDCVSIHLTGTFWTSVKALEVLNDIGKIITISTFFTEENKYEQRPYRFRTPYTAAQGAKNRLSECLSWELVEKGIKAVATNPGPVHSDRIYKTVYPKAAAEFLRVGGFPGLSSKQIEEISVALLPYLGDEPGTIDIESKKIATSLAEKYKDLDLAKTQHLAKELLAKIQEIAEKVQNNTKKMIVDNEFLSQEDVAEMVYNLSSDEMSKLLNGKVIPNDRVFYPVKPIVERTLQVELDKALENKTILITTTTTEEKLLNFIKKIATKINNLNVKQLIVLTHNIEQSPEVSKMFEGFHHHALDLGDENTVKKIFNTINSRYGRTDSVIHFTGSYDYHNNLTSLERKQWDNMVDKFVNIPHLVTSQSVLSMATNHALDDPSLFKGSKGNIVIVGPDSPVGKKISGNVRARSEVFRGALRPYVTTANQELHDVLNSDINLTLVLPGNINGDLPDYDKLEQSLMGLSSQDAQKNNLIHYIDE
- a CDS encoding LLM class flavin-dependent oxidoreductase, with the protein product MKIKFGLTFGLNVARLGLDEMQVITAAQIADRTNFDSVWAMDHTNVPQWKNAVVNDAWLMLAAIGSVTNNVELGTCVTDAIRRHPSTIALSTVTLDRITRGRGILGIGAGEAQNVVDFGIEFSKPVSKFKEQLEVIEKLFESDPDNHVNYQGKYYSLVEACLQAKPIRKPRPPVYIAAGAPKTLELCATYGDGWIPIGYTPALFEHHANVIKDHAKRLGRDISNFEFANDVDVYFAPDGEAAWEKMKKAVKVSLYKPELLKVHNIQQDSEFDFRRYFTEYAMNKPELMEQMKKASLQIPDDVARTAIGVGSPDDVIEMLERFIKAGTNHFIIRFWGEGLYQNIETFGNKVVPYFNDIQK